A DNA window from Anastrepha ludens isolate Willacy chromosome 6, idAnaLude1.1, whole genome shotgun sequence contains the following coding sequences:
- the LOC128865998 gene encoding trafficking protein particle complex subunit 5 produces MEKLEALKMSSMRPRTNILDRPLSKGKTEVSQSIVALLFSEIVQYCQSQVSTVQELQNRLHELGQDVGTRVIDLYFVRERNAKRETKLTQMLLFVKTTVWKNLFGKEAEKLEHANDDERTYYIIEKEPLVNTFISVPKDKSTLNCANFTAGIVEAVLTHCGFPCKVSAHWHKGTTYMVKFEDYVIARDKQLEEK; encoded by the exons ATGGAAAAATTGGAAGCTTTGAAAATGTCATCAATGCGGCCACGTACAAACATTCTTGATCGACCACTGTCCAAGGGCAAAACAGAGGTATCCCAAAGCATCGTAGCATTGCTATTTAGTGAAATTGTGCAGTACTGCCAAAGCCAAGTGAGCACTGTGCAAGAACTACAAAACAG GTTGCATGAGCTTGGCCAAGACGTGGGCACACGCGTTATTGATTTATATTTTGTGCGTGAACGCAATGCTAAACGTGAAACAAAGTTGACACAAATGCTATTGTTTGTGAAAACAACTGTTTGGAAGAATTTATTTGGCAAAGAAGCTGAGAAGCTAGAGCATGCAAATGATGATGAACgcacatattatattattgaaAAGGAGCCGCTGGTGAATACATTCATAAGTGTGCCTAAAGACAAGAGTACATTGAACTGTGCAAATTTCACGGCTGGCATTGTGGAGGCGGTGCTAACGCATTGTGGATTT CCTTGCAAAGTGTCGGCGCATTGGCATAAGGGCACAACGTACATGGTCAAGTTCGAAGATTACGTTATTGCACGTGACAAGCAATTGGAAGAGAAGTAA
- the LOC128865999 gene encoding uncharacterized protein LOC128865999, which produces MPELSTTEKDFLRRKHEQTSKLRAEYLKQISNPHRHATGEGGTLFDAGLARFQSMRVSNFEHFKPTGVAFRAGFFSVVLPIVLYAWALKSERDGREQKYRTGQVAYKDRQFKFI; this is translated from the exons ATGCCTGAATTATCAACAACGGAGAAGGATTTCCTACGCCGCAAACATGAACAGACATCAAAATTGCGTGCCGAATACTTGAAACAGATTTCGAATCCCCACAGACATGCCACAGGCGAAGGTGGTACTTTG TTCGATGCTGGTTTGGCGCGTTTCCAATCGATGCGTGTTTCCAACTTTGAACACTTCAAGCCAACTGGTGTGGCTTTCCGCGCCGGCTTCTTCTCAGTCGTACTGCCTATTGTCCTCTATGCTTGGGCTTTGAAATCAGAACGTGATGGCCGTGAACAAAAGTACCGCACTGGACAAGTAGCATACAAAGATCgtcaattcaaattcatttaa